The Peribacillus simplex genome contains a region encoding:
- the rpoE gene encoding DNA-directed RNA polymerase subunit delta, protein MSLKQYSKEQLLEMSLIEMAYDLLVERNEPIPFKDLISELASLHHLSKAEVEKKIAQFYTDLNVDGRFTSLGDNRWGLKTWYPVDQIEEEVVHVVKPKKKKKTKKAAVVIDDFDELEDEDLDFEEDIDDLDEDEDDDDDDILGSPVIDEVLLDDDVDDDDDLEEEIIEDDAFVLEDDEDEDEDEDDLDEEDEK, encoded by the coding sequence TTGAGTTTAAAACAATACTCAAAAGAGCAATTGTTGGAAATGTCCTTAATAGAGATGGCATATGATTTGTTAGTGGAAAGAAATGAACCGATTCCATTTAAAGACTTAATAAGTGAATTAGCTTCGCTGCACCATTTATCCAAAGCCGAAGTGGAAAAGAAAATTGCACAATTCTATACGGATTTAAATGTGGATGGCCGTTTCACTTCACTTGGGGACAACCGCTGGGGATTGAAAACATGGTACCCTGTTGACCAAATCGAGGAAGAAGTCGTACATGTTGTAAAACCTAAAAAGAAAAAGAAAACCAAAAAGGCAGCTGTCGTTATCGACGATTTCGATGAACTTGAAGACGAAGACCTTGACTTTGAAGAAGATATCGATGATCTGGACGAGGATGAAGATGACGACGATGATGATATTCTAGGTTCTCCAGTCATCGACGAAGTGCTTTTGGATGATGACGTGGATGATGACGACGATCTGGAAGAAGAAATAATCGAAGATGATGCATTTGTCCTGGAAGATGATGAGGACGAAGATGAAGACGAAGATGACTTGGATGAAGAGGATGAGAAATAA
- the icmF gene encoding fused isobutyryl-CoA mutase/GTPase IcmF — protein MSTVEVYKPKNHIRFVTASSLFDGHDASINIMRRILQSSGAEVIHLGHNRSVEEIVNAAIQEDVQGIAMSSYQGGHVEYFKYMYDLLKEKGAGHIRIFAGGGGVIIPREIKELHDYGIARIFSPDEGREYGLQGMINVLMEECDFSTVKPSLQERFDELIAGGTNAIAQFITFAENRLDVSQESAAAVESLFEQIKTSEKKVPVLGITGTGGAGKSSLTDELIRRFINEIPDERVAILSVDPTKQKTGGALLGDRIRMNSIFSERVYMRSLATRHSKSELSLAIKDAISVVKAAGFDLIIVETSGIGQGDAEIAEICDVSMYVMTSEFGAPSQLEKIDMIDYADLIVINKYERKGSEDAKSQVQKQYQRSRTLFDQDPSEMPVYGTIASQFNDPGTNALFAALIEKLNEKSGTVWSTAFSKEADVYKQNVIIPTDRRYYLREISDTVRSYHKRAAEQVRIARRLFQLEGAMDAIKENDNNDEMVASLEKLKKETALNLSPESKKILSGWKDLKEKYAGEQFVTKVRDKEIVTKLKTKSLSGLMIPRVSLPKYMDYGEILGWVFRENVPGFFPYTAGVFPFKREGEDPKRQFAGEGSPDRTNRRFHYLSKDDTAKRLSTAFDSVTLYGEDPDHRPDIYGKVGESGVSICTLDDMKKLYAGFDLCHPSTSVSMTINGPAPIILAMYMNTAVDQQIQRKEEELGRPLTDAETEEVQAYTLQTVRGTVQADILKEDQGQNTCIFSTEFALRLMGDIQAYFIDRKVRNYYSVSISGYHIAEAGANPISQLAFTLANGFTYIEYYLSRGMNIDDFAPNLSFFFSNGLDPEYTVIGRVARRIWATVMRDKYGANDRSQKLKYHIQTSGRSLHAQEIDFNDIRTTLQALMALQDNCNSLHTNAYDEAITTPTEESVRRAMAIQMIITKEHGLSKNENPMQGAFIVEELTDLVEEAVLQEFDRINDRGGVLGAMETQYQRGKIQDESMHYEMKKHTGELPIIGVNTYLNPNPPSEEAVNSMEIARATKEEKEGQIMNLRAFQERNKEFTDEALTKLKLAAMNGENIFAELMNCVRVASLGQITRALYDVGGQYRRNM, from the coding sequence ATGAGTACAGTTGAGGTGTATAAACCGAAGAACCATATTAGATTCGTCACAGCTTCGAGTTTATTTGATGGGCATGACGCATCCATCAATATAATGAGGAGAATCCTTCAGTCCAGCGGGGCAGAAGTTATTCACCTAGGTCATAATCGTTCGGTGGAGGAAATCGTGAATGCGGCCATCCAGGAAGATGTTCAAGGCATTGCCATGTCATCTTACCAAGGCGGACATGTGGAATATTTTAAATATATGTATGACCTGCTGAAGGAAAAGGGAGCCGGGCACATTAGGATTTTTGCCGGCGGTGGCGGGGTCATCATCCCAAGGGAAATTAAAGAACTTCATGATTATGGGATTGCCCGTATCTTTTCGCCTGATGAAGGGCGGGAATATGGGCTTCAAGGAATGATAAACGTATTGATGGAGGAGTGTGATTTCTCGACAGTCAAACCATCTTTACAAGAACGTTTTGATGAATTGATTGCCGGGGGAACAAATGCCATTGCCCAATTTATTACCTTTGCCGAAAACAGACTCGATGTTTCACAGGAATCAGCGGCTGCGGTGGAAAGTCTTTTTGAGCAGATCAAGACTTCCGAAAAGAAGGTTCCTGTTCTAGGGATTACAGGGACTGGCGGCGCTGGAAAAAGTTCATTGACTGATGAATTGATAAGAAGGTTCATTAACGAAATTCCAGACGAGAGAGTCGCCATACTATCTGTGGACCCGACCAAACAGAAAACGGGCGGTGCCCTGCTTGGTGACAGAATCAGAATGAACTCGATCTTTTCAGAGCGTGTTTATATGCGGAGCCTAGCCACGCGCCATTCAAAAAGTGAGTTGTCTTTGGCGATAAAAGATGCCATTTCAGTCGTGAAGGCAGCTGGCTTCGATTTAATCATCGTTGAAACGAGCGGAATTGGTCAGGGAGATGCAGAAATTGCCGAAATATGCGATGTATCCATGTATGTAATGACGAGTGAATTCGGTGCTCCTTCGCAACTTGAAAAAATCGATATGATTGATTATGCAGATTTGATAGTCATTAACAAATACGAGCGCAAAGGCTCCGAGGATGCAAAAAGCCAAGTTCAAAAGCAATACCAAAGAAGCCGTACGCTTTTTGATCAAGATCCATCAGAAATGCCAGTATACGGTACGATCGCTTCCCAATTCAATGACCCAGGCACCAATGCATTATTCGCGGCACTGATTGAAAAGCTAAATGAAAAATCAGGGACGGTTTGGAGTACGGCCTTTTCGAAAGAAGCGGATGTTTACAAGCAAAATGTCATCATTCCTACTGACCGTCGGTATTATTTACGTGAAATCAGTGATACGGTCAGATCGTATCATAAGCGTGCGGCTGAACAAGTACGTATTGCCCGGAGGCTTTTCCAGCTTGAAGGAGCAATGGATGCAATTAAGGAAAATGATAACAACGACGAGATGGTGGCTTCTTTAGAAAAATTGAAAAAGGAAACCGCCTTGAATTTATCACCTGAATCTAAAAAAATCCTTTCTGGATGGAAGGATTTAAAAGAAAAGTACGCAGGAGAGCAGTTTGTAACGAAAGTCAGGGATAAAGAAATCGTCACAAAGCTGAAAACCAAAAGTTTATCAGGTTTAATGATTCCAAGGGTATCACTGCCTAAATATATGGATTATGGAGAGATTTTAGGATGGGTATTCCGTGAAAACGTTCCGGGCTTCTTCCCGTACACAGCGGGAGTCTTTCCATTCAAGCGTGAAGGGGAAGACCCGAAGCGTCAATTTGCCGGTGAAGGATCGCCCGATCGAACCAACAGGCGTTTTCATTATTTGTCAAAGGATGATACTGCTAAACGGCTTAGTACGGCTTTCGATTCTGTAACTTTATATGGCGAGGACCCTGATCATCGGCCTGATATCTATGGAAAGGTAGGGGAAAGCGGAGTCAGCATCTGTACGTTGGATGACATGAAAAAGCTGTATGCAGGCTTTGACCTTTGCCACCCCTCAACATCTGTTTCCATGACCATCAATGGACCGGCACCAATCATTTTGGCCATGTATATGAACACTGCAGTCGATCAGCAGATTCAACGGAAAGAAGAAGAGTTAGGCCGTCCCCTTACTGATGCCGAAACTGAAGAAGTGCAGGCTTATACCCTTCAAACGGTACGCGGAACTGTTCAAGCGGATATTCTGAAAGAGGACCAAGGCCAGAATACATGCATCTTCTCTACGGAATTTGCTTTAAGGTTAATGGGGGACATTCAAGCATACTTCATCGATCGCAAAGTCAGGAACTACTACTCAGTATCCATTTCCGGCTATCACATTGCAGAAGCGGGTGCCAATCCCATTTCACAGCTGGCTTTTACATTAGCGAATGGCTTTACTTACATCGAATATTATTTAAGTCGCGGAATGAATATCGATGACTTTGCCCCGAATTTGTCGTTCTTCTTCTCAAATGGGCTCGACCCGGAATATACGGTTATCGGGAGGGTGGCAAGAAGGATTTGGGCGACTGTCATGCGGGATAAATATGGTGCGAATGATCGTAGCCAGAAGCTCAAATACCATATACAGACTTCTGGGCGCTCCCTTCATGCGCAAGAAATTGATTTTAATGATATCAGAACGACGCTTCAGGCTTTGATGGCACTGCAGGACAACTGTAACTCCCTGCATACTAATGCGTACGATGAAGCCATCACGACGCCTACCGAAGAATCCGTGCGCCGGGCAATGGCCATACAAATGATCATTACAAAGGAGCATGGTCTCTCAAAAAATGAAAACCCGATGCAAGGTGCCTTCATCGTAGAGGAATTGACGGACCTGGTTGAAGAGGCAGTACTGCAAGAGTTCGATCGCATCAACGATCGAGGCGGTGTCCTGGGCGCAATGGAGACGCAGTATCAGCGCGGGAAAATCCAGGATGAATCGATGCATTACGAAATGAAAAAGCATACAGGAGAATTGCCGATCATTGGTGTCAATACGTATTTGAATCCAAATCCTCCTTCCGAAGAAGCGGTGAACAGCATGGAAATTGCCCGTGCAACAAAGGAAGAAAAGGAAGGGCAAATCATGAATCTCCGGGCATTCCAGGAAAGAAATAAGGAGTTCACGGATGAGGCGCTGACTAAACTGAAATTGGCAGCCATGAATGGTGAAAATATCTTTGCCGAACTCATGAACTGCGTGAGAGTGGCCAGTCTGGGTCAGATAACGAGGGCGCTATATGATGTAGGCGGTCAATATCGAAGAAATATGTAA
- a CDS encoding TetR/AcrR family transcriptional regulator produces the protein MEKREVLASVKDERLVEKRRTQMIKGAVTLFKEKGFHRTTTREIAKAAGFSIGTLYEYIRTKEDILYLVCDFIYDEVQEKLQKEIEQSDGTLESLKLTIAYFYKVMDDMQDEVLVMYQEVKALTKDALPYVLNKEIRMVGMFEKVITKCVENGELSLTEKQISLVSHNIFVQGQMWSFRRWALHKQYTLQEYVELQTQLLIQNVSGSKKH, from the coding sequence ATGGAAAAAAGAGAGGTTCTTGCATCTGTAAAGGATGAGCGGCTTGTTGAAAAAAGGCGTACACAAATGATTAAAGGAGCGGTCACCCTTTTTAAGGAAAAGGGATTTCACCGTACGACTACCAGGGAAATTGCCAAAGCTGCAGGCTTTAGTATTGGCACGTTATACGAGTATATCCGAACCAAGGAAGATATATTATATCTCGTTTGTGACTTTATCTATGATGAAGTCCAGGAAAAGCTTCAGAAAGAAATAGAACAGAGTGATGGGACACTTGAAAGTTTGAAGCTGACGATCGCCTATTTTTATAAAGTGATGGATGATATGCAGGACGAAGTGCTGGTCATGTATCAGGAAGTGAAGGCCCTGACGAAAGATGCTTTACCATATGTTCTGAACAAAGAAATTCGGATGGTTGGCATGTTCGAAAAAGTGATAACGAAATGTGTCGAGAATGGGGAGCTCTCGTTAACGGAAAAACAAATAAGCCTTGTTTCACATAACATTTTCGTTCAGGGGCAGATGTGGAGTTTTAGAAGATGGGCTTTGCATAAACAGTATACGCTTCAAGAGTATGTTGAACTGCAGACGCAATTATTGATTCAAAATGTATCGGGTTCCAAAAAGCACTGA